One Peromyscus leucopus breed LL Stock chromosome 4, UCI_PerLeu_2.1, whole genome shotgun sequence genomic region harbors:
- the Ankrd63 gene encoding ankyrin repeat domain-containing protein 63: MLKPKDLCPRAGTRTFLEAMQAGKVHLARFVLDALDRSIIDCRAEQGRTPLMVAVGLPDPAMRSRFVRLLLEQGAAVNLRDERGRTALSLACERGHLDAVQLLVQFSGDPEAADSAGNSPVMWAAACGHGAVLEFLVRSFRRLGLRLDRTNRAGLTALQLAASRGHGTCVQALTGPWGRAAAAAAARGSNSDSPPGRPAPAPSPERRRPSPRRLPRPLLARFARAAGGHGHGHGHGHGHGGELASAGKGSGRHRAPGSERPELGRSMSLALGTMTEEETARLRAGALMARSNSPQSSGSGRWRSQEVLEGVPPTLVQAPIGLSPHPEGGPGSGRLGLRRRSTAPDIPSLVGEASGPESGPELETNALPFSVPEPKPWQAGTEAVVLQAQR, from the coding sequence ATGCTCAAGCCCAAGGACCTATGCCCCCGGGCGGGTACGCGCACCTTCCTTGAGGCCATGCAGGCGGGCAAAGTCCACTTGGCCCGTTTCGTGCTGGACGCGCTGGACCGCAGCATCATCGACTGCCGCGCAGAGCAGGGCCGTACGCCGCTCATGGTGGCCGTGGGGCTGCCGGACCCCGCCATGCGCTCGCGCTTCGTGCGACTGCTGCTGGAGCAGGGTGCGGCCGTGAACCTGCGGGACGAGCGCGGCCGCACTGCACTCAGCCTGGCCTGCGAGCGAGGCCACCTGGACGCCGTGCAGCTGCTGGTGCAGTTCAGCGGCGACCCGGAGGCAGCGGACTCGGCCGGCAACAGCCCGGTGATGTGGGCGGCGGCGTGCGGCCACGGGGCGGTGCTGGAGTTCCTGGTGCGCTCTTTCCGCCGCCTGGGCTTGCGCCTTGACCGCACCAACCGCGCGGGCCTCACGGCGCTGCAGCTGGCCGCCTCCCGCGGTCACGGGACCTGTGTGCAGGCCCTCACCGGGCCTTGGGGTCGGGCAGCCGCCGCGGCCGCGGCCCGGGGCTCCAATTCCGACAGTCCCCCTGGACGCCCTGCCCCGGCGCCCAGCCCCGAGCGTCGACGACCCAGCCCCCGTCGTCTACCGCGGCCCCTTTTGGCACGGTTTGCGCGAGCTGCCGGCGGCCACGGCCATGGTCACGGCCACGGCCACGGCCACGGAGGTGAGCTTGCCTCTGCTGGCAAGGGCTCGGGCCGGCACAGGGCGCCAGGCAGCGAGAGGCCAGAGCTGGGCCGGAGCATGAGCCTAGCGCTGGGTACCATGACGGAGGAGGAGACAGCACGCCTTAGGGCAGGCGCTCTGATGGCCCGATCAAACTCACCCCAGTCTTCGGGGAGTGGGCGGTGGCGCTCCCAGGAGGTGCTGGAGGGAGTGCCCCCAACCCTAGTGCAAGCCCCTATCGGCCTTAGTCCTCATCCCGAGGGTGGTCCAGGCTCTGGCCGCCTGGGTTTGCGGCGACGTTCCACAGCCCCAGACATCCCCAGCCTGGTCGGGGAGGCTTCAGGGCCAGAGAGTGGCCCGGAATTAGAGACCAACGCTCTGCCTTTCTCAGTGCCTGAGCCAAAGCCTTGGCAGGCGGGCACAGAGGCTGTGGTACTGCAGGCTCAGCGGTAA